A stretch of Brassica napus cultivar Da-Ae chromosome C6, Da-Ae, whole genome shotgun sequence DNA encodes these proteins:
- the LOC106428255 gene encoding ribosomal L1 domain-containing protein 1-like translates to MTTAASSPDQLLPPQQTSRVSPKTVHEAVTSLLKWKTEKSKLAKPQLLEQDEFVYLIVTLKKIPQTNRTKPHRILLPHPLINTEEDSPELCLIIDDRPKSGLTKEDAAKKIKSDDIPITKILKLSKLKTDYKAFEAKRKLCDSYEMFFADRRVIPLLPRLIGKKFFTSKKIPAAVDLKHRNWKEQIEKACGSAMFFVRTGTCSVVKVGKLSMEGDEIVENVMATLNGVVEVLPGQWKYVRSLHLKLSESLALPVYQSVPDLKLKIDAFGSEKSVVVEEENKKKKKKGESVVDGGEKSDGVKGKKKKGRIHEVRYMDSNVSEVLDEDEIGDVEVSIESGGDKEKKMKKRKKEVSETAEAEKPKKKVVKGKLKEKSKDEIKPKKKTKITKEESGGGLKPKSKKSVLRK, encoded by the coding sequence AATCAAAGCTCGCGAAGCCACAGCTCCTCGAGCAAGACGAGTTCGTCTACCTCATCGTCACCTTGAAGAAGATCCCACAGACCAACCGCACGAAGCCTCACCGTATCCTCCTACCTCACCCTCTCATCAACACGGAGGAAGACTCCCCCGAGCTTTGCCTCATCATCGACGACAGACCTAAAAGCGGATTAACGAAGGAGGACGCGGCGAAGAAGATCAAGTCCGATGACATTCCGATCACTAAGATCCTCAAGCTCTCGAAGCTCAAGACTGATTACAAGGCCTTCGAGGCGAAGAGGAAGCTCTGCGACTCTTACGAGATGTTCTTTGCTGACAGGAGAGTGATTCCTCTGCTCCCGAGGTTGATCGGGAAGAAGTTCTTCACGAGCAAGAAGATTCCCGCGGCGGTGGATTTGAAGCATAGGAACTGGAAGGAGCAGATTGAGAAGGCTTGTGGCTCTGCTATGTTTTTCGTTAGGACGGGGACGTGTAGTGTTGTCAAGGTTGGGAAGTTGTCGATGGAGGGGGATGAGATTGTTGAGAATGTGATGGCGACGTTGAACGGTGTCGTTGAGGTGTTGCCTGGTCAGTGGAAGTATGTTAGGTCTTTGCATTTGAAGCTGTCTGAGAGCTTGGCGTTGCCTGTTTATCAGAGTGTTCCTGATTTGAAGCTAAAGATCGATGCTTTTGGAAGTGAGAAGAGTGTTGTTGTTGAggaagagaataagaagaagaagaagaaaggtgaaagTGTTGTTGATGGTGGAGAGAAGAGTGATGGTGTgaaggggaagaagaagaagggtagGATTCATGAGGTTAGGTATATGGATAGTAATGTATCTGAGGTGCTTGATGAAGATGAGATTGGTGATGTTGAGGTTAGTATTGAGTCTGGTGGTgataaggagaagaagatgaagaagaggaagaaggaggtAAGTGAGACTGCAGAGGCTGAGAAACCAAAGAAGAAAGTGGTCAAGGGGAAGCTGAAGGAGAAGAGTAAGGATGAGATAAAgccgaagaagaagacaaagattaCTAAAGAAGAGTCTGGTGGTGGTTTGAAACCCAAGAGTAAGAAGAGTGTGCTCCGAAAGTAA
- the LOC106428193 gene encoding multiprotein-bridging factor 1b, which yields MAGVGPMTQDWEPVVIRKKAPNSAAKRDEKTVNAARRSGADIESVRKYNAGTNKAASSGTSLNTKRLDDDTENLAHERVPTELKKAIMQARCEKKLTQSQLAQLINEKPQVIQEYESGKAIPNQQILSKLERALGAKLRGKK from the exons ATGGCAGGAGTAGGACCTATGACTCAGGACTGGGAGCCCGTGGTGATCCGTAAGAAAGCTCCCAACTCTGCCGCTAAGCGCGACGAGAAGACTGTCAACGCCGCTCGAAGAAGCGGCGCCGATATTGAATCCGTCAGAAAAT ACAATGCTGGAACCAACAAGGCGGCTTCAAGCGGCACCTCCTTGAACACGAAGAGGCTTGATGATGACACTGAGAACTTAGCTC ATGAACGTGTGCCTACTGAGTTGAAGAAAGCCATCATGCAAGCCCGATGCGAGAAGAAGCTGACCCAGTCCCAACTTGCTCAA CTGATCAACGAGAAGCCGCAAGTGATCCAAGAATACGAGTCGGGGAAAGCCATACCGAACCAGCAGATCCTTTCTAAGCTGGAGAGGGCACTTGGAGCTAAACTCCGTGGGAAGAAGTAA
- the LOC125575503 gene encoding uncharacterized protein LOC125575503, which yields MPNTKTTETARASRISTFDRQHKGISTTFTGPCQNHLPSLRQHKSIPRIPNTQTRETTRDSGMSKNAGAEHNFSKSDPLNEDLLSNMDGYDDLEFDSSSQESFDSDTSDHEQSILLEPEINNQSERVMKLAAMFKKTFSEVKKKVKPISPKEDGQVQLPYLKKPPDLLMNLLTGTDKLSKHFQRNTRSYNMVFSFTSLGGKIDKSMKKGRGPQMIQLHGENYHLMGSLTPPEGDHAKFGQLYIVDTENEVENKFNALSSKSKNFSPGSKQDGLKKEVIQPIIKMLNAVNPYVVQFRSARERFQLNPEKTFHMRIVSRSDKDGRTYNMPTAAEVAALIPGDFNLGMDKRDIVLQHKSGKLTRIDEIHISYLALQYPLIFVYGEDGFRVGIKKGITEASKKLKNPSISMRQFFAFRLQERDNESHVLLYSRRLFQQFIVDAYTTIESNRLRYLKLNQTCLRSDSYDSIRESENAGNSDMNEQGQQFLLPATFTGSPRYMKNMYLDAMAICRHFGFPDLFITFTCNPKWPELTRFLKKRGLKSDDRPEIICRIFKLKLESLMNDLTKKNILGKTSSSMYTVEFQKRGLPHAHILLFMHPSSKFPKTEDIDKIISAEIPDKSSDPDLYNVVKDCMIHGPCGAAIMNSPCMENGQCSKMFPKQFAENTRVKKDGFPLYRRRQSDCYIEKNGLKCDNRWVIPYNRKLSLRYRAHINVEWCNQVGSIKYLFKYINKGADRVTVVVEPPGPEVRSETLATSAPANSAAPSSSAAHSATATSGCATSAPANSATDTGGDVLKQNVEIKKNEIKDFFDCRGKDKLKDVLGRKLIENTMFLAWFKLNEVDAFARTLTYIQIPNYYTYSKSQKKCTRRKQGFSVGRINYAPRKQESAYFLRVLLNYVKGPTSFDDIKTYNGVVYEGYKEACYARGILDDDQEYIDDLVRRSYDSSAAVVRDLFVLMLLSDSLCQPEVVWDKTWKLLSEDIEYSRRMHFNRPGLILNDSDKKLYALIEIEKLMRRNGSSLSVYESMPKLPAEFKPIENVLILDELNYDLHELQATHDRDILKMTDEQKKIYDEIIGAVVEDRGGMFFVYGFGGTGKTFLWQILSAAVRCRGDIVLNTASSGIASLLLQGGRTAHSRFSIPINPDEFTTCSLTHGSDKANLIKEASLIIWDEAPMMSKHCFESLDRSLKDLMGNHDNKPFGGKVIVFGGDFRQVLPVITGGSRAEIVLAAMNSSYLWEHCKDEAKDLKEFSEWILAVGDGRIAEPNDGEALIMDQEYPIETISHAIYGDADSLRGIQDPKFFQQRAILCPTNEDVNMINDHMLSKLDGKSFIYYMYCHYTV from the exons ATGCCTAACACAAAGACCACAGAAACTGCAAGAGCGTCACGAATATCCACATTTGATAGACAACATAAAG GCATCTCAACTACTTTTACTGGACCATGTCAAAATCATCTCCCATCTTTAAGACAACACAAATCAATTCCTAGAATACCAAACACACAGACCAGAGAAACGACAAGAGATTCAGGAATGTCAAAAAATGCTGGAGCTGAACATAATTTTTCGAAATCTGATCCACTGAATGAAG ATTTACTAAGCAACATGGATGGTTATGATGACCTAGAATTTGACAGTAGTAGTCAAGAAAGTTTTGATTCTGATACTTCAGATCACGAACAATCTATTTTGCTAGAACCAGAAATAAACAACCAATCAGAACGAGTGATGAAACTGGCGGCAATGTTTAAAAAAACCTTCTCTGAAGTGAAGAAAAAAGTCAAACCAATATCTCCTAAAGAGGATG GACAGGTTCAGTTGCCATACCTAAAGAAGCCCCCTGATCTTCTAATGAACCTTCTAACAGGAACTGATAAGCTTAGCAAACATTTTCAAAGGAATACGAGATCATATAATATGGTTTTCTCTTTCACTTCACTTGGTGGGAAGATAGATAAATCTATGAAAAAGGGACGAGGACCACAGATGATTCAGCTTCATGGTGAAAACTATCATTTGATGGGAAGTTTAACACCACCTGAAGGAGACCATGCCAAGTTTGGACAACTATACATTGTTGATACAGAGAATGAAGttgaaaacaaatttaatgCTCTGAG CAGCAAATCCAAAAATTTCTCACCTGGTAGTAAGCAAGACGGTTTGAAGAAGGAAGTTATTCAACCTATTATCAAGATGTTGAATGCTGTTAATCCATATGTTGTGCAGTTTCGATCAGCTAGAGAGAGATTTCAATTGAATCCTGAAAAAACCTTCCATATGCGAATTGTCAGTAGAAGTGACAAAGATGGTAGGACATATAATATGCCAACAGCAGCTGAGGTGGCTGCATTGATTCCTGGTGATTTTAATTTAGGAATGGATAAGCGGGATATTGTGCTTCAGCATAAATCTGGAAAACTAACCAGGATCGATGAGATTCATATCTCTTATCTAGCACTACAATATCCTCTAATATTTGTCTATGGTGAGGATGGTTTCAGGGTTGGTATTAAGAAAGGCATTACAGAAGCGTCAAAGAAACTCAAAAATCCTTCAATCAGTATGAGGCAGTTTTTTGCTTTCAGGCTTCAAGAGCGAGATAATGAGTCACATGTTCTGCTCTATTCAAGAAGGTTATTTCAACAGTTCATAGTGGACGCCTATACTACAATAGAATCTAATAGACTGAGGTATTTGAAGCTTAACCAGACATGCTTGCGTTCAGACAGTTACGACTCTATCAGAGAATCAGAAAATGCTGGCAACTCAGATATGAATGAACAAGGTCAACAATTTCTTCTACCAGCTACTTTTACAGGGAGTCCAAGATACATGAAGAATATGTACTTAGACGCTATGGCCATTTGTAGACATTTTGGTTTTCCAGACCTTTTCATCACATTCACATGCAATCCAAAATGGCCAGAACTTACAAGATTTCTTAAGAAAAGAGGCTTGAAATCAGATGACAGGCCTGAGATTATTTGTCGGATCTTTAAGCTGAAACTCGAATCTTTGATGAAtgatttgacaaagaagaatatTCTGGGAAAGACATCTTCAT CTATGTATACTGTTGAGTTTCAAAAGAGAGGCCTGCCACATGCTCACATTCTGCTTTTTATGCACCCTTCCTCCAAGTTTCCCAAAACAGAAGACATTGATAAAATCATATCAGCTGAGATCCCAGATAAATCATCTGATCCAGATCTTTACAATGTTGTTAAGGATTGTATGATTCATGGTCCCTGTGGAGCTGCTATTATGAATTCACCATGTATGGAGAATGGACAGTGTTCGAAAATGTTTCCTAAGCAATTCGCAGAGAATACTCGGGTGAAAAAAGATGGATTTCCACTCTATAGAAGACGCCAGTCTGACTGTTATATTGAGAAGAATGGCTTAAAATGTGATAACAGATGGGTCATCCCTTACAACAGGAAACTCTCTCTTCGTTATCGAGCTCACATTAATGTAGAGTGGTGCAATCAAGTTGGTTctattaagtatttatttaaatacattaataaaggaGCGGATCGTGTAACTGTAGTTGTCGAACCACCAGGGCCAGAAGTTAGGAGCGAAACACTAGCTACCTCAGCTCCAGCGAACTCAGCAGCACCAAGCTCATCTGCAGCCCACTCAGCTACAGCAACCTCAGGTTGTGCGACCTCAGCTCCAGCTAACTCAGCGACAGACACTGGTGGTGATGTTTTGAAACAAAACGTTGAGATTAAGAAGAATGAAATAAAGGATTTCTTTGATTGCAG AGGGAAGGACAAACTGAAAGATGTTCTTGGTCGTAAGCTTATCGAGAACACAATGTTTCTGGCTTGGTTTAAGCTTAATGAAGTTGATGCTTTCGCTCGGACTCTTACTTATATTCAGATTCCCAACTACTACACATATTCAAAGAGTCAGAAGAAGTGTACTAGAAGGAAGCAAGGGTTCAGTGTTGGAAGAATTAATTATGCCCCACGTAAGCAAGAAAGTGCTTATTTTTTGAGAGTGTTATTGAACTACGTCAAAGGTCCTACCAGCTTTGACGATATTAAAACCTACAATGGTGTAGTTTACGAGGGGTATAAAGAGGCATGTTATGCTCGAGGAATATTGGATGATGACCAGGAGTATATAGATGATTTAGTGAGGCGCAGTTATGATAGCTCTGCAGCTGTTGTTCGTGATCTTTTTGTTCTAATGCTTCTATCCGATAGTCTGTGTCAACCAGAGGTTGTTTGGGATAAAACATGGAAACTGTTGTCTGAGGATATCGAGTATAGTCGCAGAATGCATTTCAATAGGCCAG GGCTTATACTAAATGACAGTGACAAGAAACTATATGCTCTTATAGAGATTGAGAAGCTTATGAGAAGGAATGGGAGTTCACTTTCAGTCTATGAATCTATGCCTAAACTGCCTGCTGAATTCAAACCGATcgaaaatgttttgatcttggATGAATTAAATTACGACCTGCATGAGTTGCAAGCCACTCATGACAGAGATATTCTGAAGATGActgatgaacaaaaaaagatATACGATGAGATCATTGGTGCTGTTGTTGAAGATAGAGGTGGAATGTTCTTTGTTTATGGGTTCGGTGGCACTGGAAAAACCTTTCTTTGGCAAATTCTATCAGCTGCTGTTAGGTGTAGGGGAGATATAGTTCTTAATACTGCATCTAGCGGAATTGCTTCTTTGTTGTTACAAGGTGGTAGGACTGCTCATTCCCGTTTTAGCATACCAATCAATCCAGATGAGTTTACTACATGTTCATTGACTCATGGATCAGATAAAGCTAATTTGATAAAGGAAGCATCTCTAATTATTTGGGATGAAGCACCAATGATGAGCAAACATTGCTTTGAATCTTTAGACAGAAGTTTAAAGGATCTGATGGGGAATCACGACAATAAGCCTTTTGGTGGGAAGGTTATTGTTTTTGGAGGTGACTTTCGGCAAGTACTTCCTGTGATTACTGGAGGTAGCAGGGCTGAGATAGTGTTGGCTGCCATGAATTCTTCTTATCTCTGGGAACATTGCAAG GATGAGGCAAAAGATCTGAAAGAATTTTCTGAATGGATTTTGGCTGTTGGGGATGGGAGAATAGCAGAGCCTAATGATGGGGAGGCACTAATTATGGACCAAGAGTATCCGATAGAAACTATAAGTCATGCCATCTATGGAGATGCAGATTCATTAAGAGGAATTCAAGATCCTAAGTTTTTCCAACAGAGAGCAATCTTATGTCCAACAAATGAGGATGTTAATATGATTAACGATCATATGTTGTCTAAACTTGATGGTAagagttttatttattacatgtATTGTCATTATACTGTGTAG